Proteins encoded within one genomic window of Jiangella mangrovi:
- a CDS encoding N-acetylmuramoyl-L-alanine amidase, translating to MTSLRYQLGDTGPAIAEIRSKLTQLGFLDDTAPGPHTFDEDVDQAVRQFQQERGLTATGVVDDTTYRVLDEARWRLGDRLLSYVVGNPQAGDDVIALQRRLSELGFDVGRVDGVFGPRTGDALREFQRNVGLPADGTCGPSTFKSLGRLAPIVTGGRPESLRAVEALRQAGKRLPGKVVVIDPGHGGSDRGHRAHGLDEASVVEDLAARIEGRLTATGVQTYLTRGPGSEASPTESERATFANDSGANLLISLHVDSHPNADASGVATYFYGSREPGTASAIGEQFAGLVQREIVARTDLVDCRAHPKTWDLLRHTKMAAVRVELGYITNDGDAARLADPDFRDVVAEAIVVAIQRVYLPSGEDAATGALRFHDLATG from the coding sequence ATGACCTCGCTTCGTTACCAGTTGGGCGACACCGGTCCGGCCATCGCTGAGATCCGTTCCAAGCTCACACAGCTCGGATTCCTCGACGACACCGCGCCCGGCCCCCACACGTTCGACGAGGACGTCGACCAGGCGGTCCGGCAGTTCCAGCAGGAGCGCGGCCTCACCGCGACCGGCGTCGTCGACGACACCACCTACCGCGTGCTCGACGAGGCCCGCTGGCGCCTCGGCGACCGCCTGCTGTCCTACGTGGTGGGCAACCCGCAGGCCGGCGACGACGTCATCGCGCTGCAGCGGCGGCTCTCCGAGCTCGGGTTCGACGTCGGCCGGGTCGACGGCGTGTTCGGTCCACGCACCGGCGACGCGCTGCGCGAGTTCCAGCGCAACGTCGGTCTCCCCGCGGACGGCACGTGCGGGCCCAGCACGTTCAAGTCGCTCGGCCGGCTGGCGCCCATCGTCACCGGCGGGCGGCCCGAGAGCCTGCGCGCCGTCGAGGCGCTGCGGCAGGCCGGCAAGCGGCTACCCGGCAAGGTGGTCGTCATCGACCCGGGTCACGGCGGTTCCGACCGCGGCCACCGCGCACACGGGCTCGACGAGGCCTCCGTCGTCGAGGACCTCGCGGCCCGCATCGAGGGCCGGCTCACCGCCACCGGCGTACAGACGTACCTCACCCGCGGTCCGGGTTCCGAAGCGTCGCCCACCGAGTCCGAGCGGGCCACGTTCGCCAACGACTCCGGCGCCAACCTGCTCATCTCGCTGCACGTCGACTCCCACCCCAACGCCGACGCGTCCGGCGTGGCCACGTACTTCTACGGCAGCCGCGAGCCGGGCACGGCCAGCGCCATCGGCGAGCAGTTCGCCGGCCTGGTCCAGCGCGAGATCGTCGCCCGCACCGACCTCGTCGACTGCCGGGCCCACCCGAAGACGTGGGACCTGCTGCGGCACACCAAGATGGCCGCCGTCAGGGTCGAGCTCGGCTACATCACCAACGACGGCGACGCCGCCCGGCTGGCCGACCCCGACTTCCGCGACGTGGTGGCCGAGGCCATTGTCGTCGCCATCCAGCGTGTCTACCTGCCGTCGGGCGAGGACGCCGCCACGGGCGCCCTGCGCTTCCACGACCTCGCCACGGGCTGA
- a CDS encoding TadE family protein gives MAARAGRTERGSATVELAVVAPGLLMIIALLVLGGRVTIAGGSVEHAAAEAARTASIARTETEALSQGRDAAEESLERQDLLCVGGPSIQIDTSQFSRPPGEPATVSATVTCRVQLSDVAIPGLPGSREITETVESPLDTYRMRQ, from the coding sequence ATGGCCGCGCGTGCAGGGCGCACGGAGCGCGGCTCGGCCACCGTGGAGCTCGCGGTGGTCGCTCCCGGGCTCCTGATGATCATCGCGCTGCTGGTGCTGGGCGGCCGGGTCACCATCGCCGGCGGCTCGGTCGAGCACGCGGCGGCCGAGGCGGCCCGGACGGCGTCCATCGCCCGCACCGAGACCGAGGCGCTGTCCCAGGGCCGCGACGCCGCCGAGGAGTCGCTGGAACGGCAGGACCTCCTGTGTGTCGGCGGCCCGAGCATCCAGATCGACACCAGCCAGTTCAGCCGTCCGCCGGGCGAGCCCGCCACCGTCTCGGCGACGGTCACGTGCCGCGTCCAGCTCTCCGACGTCGCCATCCCCGGGCTGCCCGGCTCGCGCGAGATCACCGAGACGGTCGAGAGCCCGCTCGACACCTACAGGATGCGGCAATGA
- a CDS encoding TadE family protein: protein MSRRPRDGQRRLPGRRLPGRPERGAATLELVVLFPVVLLITFGVIEGALWYHARNVALAAAEEGVRAATSNGASLADGVAEARSFAQEAGADGVLTAIAVTSSGGDTQVTITVEGSSQSLFPGWSGHLVSQSASGPVERFTGPD, encoded by the coding sequence ATGAGCCGCCGGCCACGTGACGGGCAGCGGCGTCTTCCAGGACGCCGCCTCCCCGGACGTCCCGAACGAGGCGCGGCGACGCTGGAGCTCGTGGTCCTGTTCCCGGTCGTCCTGCTCATCACCTTCGGCGTCATCGAGGGCGCGTTGTGGTACCACGCCCGCAACGTCGCGCTCGCGGCCGCCGAGGAAGGCGTGCGTGCGGCCACGAGCAACGGCGCCAGTCTCGCCGACGGCGTCGCCGAGGCCCGGTCGTTCGCACAAGAGGCCGGCGCCGACGGCGTGCTCACCGCCATCGCGGTCACGTCCAGTGGTGGCGACACCCAGGTCACCATCACCGTCGAGGGATCGTCGCAGAGCCTGTTCCCCGGCTGGTCGGGGCACCTGGTCTCCCAGTCGGCCAGTGGCCCGGTCGAACGCTTCACGGGGCCGGACTGA
- a CDS encoding type II secretion system F family protein produces MPFAAALAAVLVLGGLMVVVAGLIPQPVQARPATAGQRLKARYISMTGGRNPAARQLRVLLAIGLAGGMAAWLLTGWLILVVLVPAALIGLPALLAPPPSATPVAKLEAMEEWTRSLAGVLTVGVGLEQAITATMKSTPDALRADVTTLVARLRARWPTVAALRAFADDLDDATGDLIASSLILGATRRGAGLAAVLEGLAATVAQDVQVRRKIEADRSKPRTTARMVTIITLVVLGFMTFNSSYIEPYGTAIGQIILIVLLSCYVLCLLWMRQITKPRALPRIMGWDLRSTTGPNRAEAR; encoded by the coding sequence ATGCCCTTCGCCGCGGCGCTCGCGGCGGTCCTGGTGCTCGGCGGGCTCATGGTGGTCGTCGCCGGGCTGATCCCGCAGCCGGTGCAGGCCCGTCCGGCCACCGCCGGCCAACGCCTCAAGGCCCGCTACATCAGCATGACCGGCGGCCGGAACCCCGCCGCGCGGCAGCTGCGCGTCCTGCTCGCCATCGGCCTGGCCGGCGGCATGGCCGCCTGGCTGCTGACCGGCTGGCTGATCCTCGTCGTGCTGGTGCCGGCCGCCCTCATCGGCCTGCCCGCGCTGCTGGCTCCGCCGCCATCGGCCACCCCCGTCGCCAAGCTCGAGGCCATGGAGGAGTGGACGCGGTCGCTGGCCGGCGTGCTCACCGTCGGCGTCGGGCTCGAGCAGGCCATCACCGCCACCATGAAGTCGACCCCGGACGCGCTGCGGGCCGACGTGACCACGCTGGTCGCGAGGCTGCGGGCCCGGTGGCCGACGGTGGCCGCGCTGCGGGCGTTCGCCGACGACCTCGACGACGCCACGGGCGATCTCATCGCGTCGTCGCTGATCCTCGGCGCGACCCGGCGTGGCGCCGGCCTGGCGGCGGTCCTCGAGGGACTGGCGGCGACGGTGGCGCAGGACGTCCAGGTGCGGCGCAAGATCGAGGCCGACCGGTCCAAGCCCCGCACGACGGCGCGCATGGTCACCATCATCACGCTGGTCGTGCTCGGCTTCATGACGTTCAACAGCTCCTACATCGAGCCGTACGGCACGGCCATCGGCCAGATCATCCTCATCGTGCTGCTCAGCTGCTACGTCCTCTGCCTGCTGTGGATGCGCCAGATCACCAAGCCCCGGGCGCTGCCGCGGATCATGGGCTGGGACCTGCGCTCCACGACCGGGCCGAACCGGGCGGAGGCGCGATGA
- a CDS encoding SAF domain-containing protein, producing MSSPPTHQPASDHLDDQFDIAEAKLEPAVAAPPKQRRRPALIGLGVALVALGGLGAAWLATSMSDTVEVIAVREDIARGELITADDLTTANINADPALDPVRATRQDEVVDHYAAFDLPAGSLITQNSFSGTVQPGEGEAMVGVAVTSAQLPREPLRPGDIVRVVDTPNPQDDPPGSTPDSIEATVVSSTVEEETGLRVVDVVLPEVRAADLAARVATGRVVVILLSRAGGE from the coding sequence ATGAGTTCGCCCCCCACCCATCAGCCGGCTTCCGATCACCTCGACGACCAGTTCGACATCGCCGAGGCCAAGCTGGAACCGGCGGTCGCCGCACCCCCGAAGCAGCGACGCCGGCCGGCGTTGATCGGCCTCGGCGTGGCCCTCGTCGCTCTCGGCGGCCTGGGCGCGGCCTGGCTGGCCACGAGCATGAGCGACACGGTCGAGGTCATCGCGGTGCGCGAGGACATCGCCCGCGGCGAGCTGATCACCGCCGACGACCTCACGACGGCGAACATCAACGCCGACCCCGCGCTCGACCCCGTCCGTGCGACACGGCAGGACGAGGTGGTCGACCACTACGCGGCCTTCGACCTCCCCGCCGGCTCGCTCATCACGCAGAACTCGTTCAGCGGCACCGTCCAGCCCGGCGAGGGCGAGGCCATGGTCGGCGTCGCCGTCACCAGCGCCCAGCTGCCCAGGGAGCCGCTGCGCCCGGGCGACATCGTCCGCGTCGTCGACACGCCGAACCCGCAGGACGACCCGCCCGGGTCGACGCCCGACTCCATCGAGGCCACCGTCGTCTCGTCGACGGTCGAAGAGGAGACCGGGCTGCGCGTCGTCGACGTCGTCCTGCCCGAGGTGCGCGCCGCCGACCTCGCCGCCCGGGTCGCGACCGGGCGCGTCGTCGTCATCCTGTTGTCGCGCGCGGGAGGCGAGTGA
- a CDS encoding conjugal transfer protein, whose amino-acid sequence MKINWGFGPPKEADGGDSGSREKPASSEQHTWTGGSQLATRVVVGLLWAALIAGPLALALQMLMPDSRPVVRQDGYVDRIGEAAAVSEFAERAVVAWLETPGEESDALRAYFGDIGLARPDIPWTTGGTAVAEIVKDDNGLWAVTVGVDATEGELPADVAPAQEPPEEPADGETPAPDDAEAEPVQRVTSGRLYFQLPVLYVDGQMIAQALPAPVPAPGEFDQLASAYDHGLAAGHPAFARVANFLNAMLVSGDQASLEAYSSPGTSFRALNPVPYAGVSVDTLVATGGEAPAEEPADGETAEVQANVTLSGSNGEQLGAQYSLVLQAREGRWEVARLRTSPALAEPVPIPAPSPVTPPAPGTSTSEGTSSQGPTGTPSDTPTREGGSDPEATGSATESP is encoded by the coding sequence ATGAAGATCAACTGGGGTTTCGGTCCGCCCAAAGAGGCCGACGGCGGCGACTCCGGGTCGCGCGAGAAGCCCGCGTCCTCCGAGCAGCACACGTGGACAGGCGGCTCGCAGCTCGCCACCCGTGTGGTCGTCGGGCTGCTGTGGGCCGCGCTCATCGCCGGTCCGCTCGCGCTCGCCCTGCAGATGCTGATGCCCGACTCCCGTCCGGTGGTCCGTCAGGACGGCTACGTCGACCGCATCGGCGAGGCGGCCGCCGTCAGCGAGTTCGCCGAGCGCGCCGTCGTCGCCTGGCTCGAGACGCCGGGCGAGGAGTCCGACGCCCTGCGTGCCTACTTCGGCGACATCGGCCTGGCCCGCCCCGACATCCCGTGGACCACCGGTGGCACGGCCGTCGCCGAGATCGTCAAGGACGACAACGGCCTCTGGGCGGTGACCGTCGGCGTCGACGCCACCGAGGGCGAGCTCCCGGCCGACGTCGCTCCCGCGCAGGAGCCCCCCGAGGAACCAGCAGACGGCGAGACCCCGGCACCGGACGACGCCGAGGCGGAGCCGGTCCAGCGGGTCACGTCCGGCCGCCTCTACTTCCAGCTGCCGGTCCTCTACGTCGACGGGCAGATGATCGCCCAGGCACTGCCCGCGCCGGTGCCGGCGCCGGGCGAGTTCGACCAGCTCGCCTCCGCCTACGACCACGGCCTGGCCGCCGGGCACCCCGCCTTCGCCCGGGTGGCCAACTTCCTCAACGCCATGCTCGTCAGCGGCGACCAGGCCTCACTCGAGGCCTACAGCAGCCCGGGCACGTCGTTCCGGGCGCTGAACCCGGTGCCCTACGCCGGCGTCAGCGTCGACACCCTGGTGGCCACCGGCGGCGAGGCCCCTGCCGAAGAGCCGGCCGACGGCGAGACCGCCGAGGTCCAGGCCAACGTCACGCTCAGCGGCTCCAACGGCGAGCAGCTCGGCGCGCAGTACTCCCTGGTGCTCCAGGCGCGCGAAGGACGGTGGGAGGTGGCCCGGCTGCGCACGTCGCCCGCGCTGGCCGAGCCCGTCCCCATCCCCGCTCCGTCGCCGGTCACCCCGCCAGCTCCTGGGACGAGCACCTCTGAGGGGACCTCGTCCCAGGGCCCAACCGGAACACCGTCCGACACACCGACGAGGGAGGGCGGATCAGACCCAGAAGCCACGGGGTCGGCCACCGAGTCGCCCTGA
- a CDS encoding type II secretion system F family protein — MIWELGILAGALAGLGLALVVRELVPAQPHLRATLGRLHDTGTETTRSMEPQATQSGSLFQDRLGRFLEQRLPTLVGFRLPRQELDLLRIPAYRYYGEKALWALLGLAFPAILTLTLMITGVSLPFTVPAFVGLILAVVMWFLPDIETRQKANNAREEFTRALGAYIDLVALERAGGAGSTQALENAAEVGDSWVFQRLREELARARWSGTTPWEGLHALSVQLGLSDLDDLADIMRLSGEEGATVYESLRARASGLRDATLSAEHARANADSERMVMPVALLGVVFMALLAAPTVMRMLE; from the coding sequence ATGATCTGGGAACTGGGCATCCTGGCCGGCGCGCTGGCCGGCCTCGGGCTGGCGCTCGTGGTGCGCGAACTGGTGCCGGCACAGCCGCACCTGAGGGCCACGCTGGGCCGGCTGCACGACACCGGCACCGAGACCACCCGGTCCATGGAGCCGCAGGCCACCCAGTCGGGCTCGCTGTTCCAGGACCGCCTCGGCCGGTTCCTCGAGCAGCGGCTGCCCACGCTGGTCGGCTTCCGGCTCCCCCGGCAGGAGCTCGACCTGCTGCGCATCCCGGCCTACCGCTACTACGGCGAGAAGGCGCTGTGGGCGCTGCTCGGACTGGCGTTCCCCGCCATCCTGACGCTCACCCTGATGATCACCGGGGTGTCGCTGCCGTTCACTGTGCCGGCGTTCGTCGGGCTGATCCTCGCCGTCGTCATGTGGTTCCTGCCCGACATCGAGACCCGGCAGAAGGCGAACAACGCCCGCGAGGAGTTCACCCGCGCGCTGGGCGCGTACATCGACCTCGTCGCGCTCGAGCGGGCCGGCGGCGCCGGCTCCACGCAGGCGCTCGAGAACGCCGCCGAGGTCGGCGACTCCTGGGTGTTCCAGCGACTGCGCGAGGAGCTGGCACGGGCCCGGTGGTCCGGCACGACGCCCTGGGAGGGGCTGCACGCGCTGTCGGTGCAGCTCGGACTCAGCGACCTGGACGATCTCGCCGACATCATGCGGCTGTCCGGAGAGGAGGGTGCCACCGTCTACGAGAGCCTGCGCGCCCGTGCCAGCGGCCTGCGCGACGCCACCCTGTCGGCCGAGCACGCCCGCGCCAATGCCGACAGCGAACGAATGGTCATGCCCGTCGCCCTTCTGGGCGTCGTTTTCATGGCTCTCCTGGCGGCTCCGACGGTGATGCGTATGCTCGAATGA
- a CDS encoding CpaF family protein, with protein sequence MADPTNAAASLENLPLFAEPEHQGNGGNGGDEWVDQHALRGPAGQSDLRRSLQARLASATAQRGRGPASGQHARRSDDDGGFARLDRDGMLRPMTGPGGEVDWGLVRAYREQAADQLAHALRSREGLDDAGRRELGRSIVVELLADHAERALTKGLPIITPDEQIQLAEAIMAALFGLGRLQPLVDDPGIENIEINGHDNVHLIYDDGRIVDGPAVADSDEELIETLSFLATRTGTNERPFSPSNPRLHLRLRDGSRLAATAWITPRPVAVIRKHRLTDIGIKELVDLDMLSPAAAAFLATAVRARKSLVVSGPQGAGKTTLVRALTNELDPMERIGTIETEYELHLHDMPERHKRIVAWEARPGSGERGPDGRAVGEITLDDLVFDSLRMNLSRLIVGEVRGREVLPMFKAMQSGAGSLSTTHAHSARAAIERLVTCAMEAGQHVTESFAYRQIAEHIDLIVQIELIDNSHAGGKRSRYISEIIAVEPGEHGLPAITDVFQPGSDGHAVPGTPPIWLSDLERVGFDPRLLDHGGVP encoded by the coding sequence ATGGCTGACCCCACGAACGCGGCGGCCAGCCTCGAGAACCTGCCGCTGTTCGCCGAGCCGGAGCACCAGGGCAACGGCGGCAACGGCGGCGACGAGTGGGTCGACCAGCACGCGCTGCGCGGCCCGGCCGGCCAGAGCGACCTGCGCAGGTCGCTGCAGGCCAGGCTGGCCTCCGCGACGGCGCAGCGCGGCCGCGGGCCGGCGTCGGGGCAGCACGCACGCCGCTCCGACGACGACGGCGGGTTCGCCCGGCTCGACCGCGACGGCATGCTGCGGCCCATGACAGGGCCGGGCGGCGAGGTCGACTGGGGCCTCGTCCGCGCCTACCGCGAGCAGGCCGCCGACCAGCTGGCGCACGCGCTGCGCAGCCGCGAAGGGCTCGACGACGCCGGACGGCGCGAGCTGGGCCGCAGCATCGTCGTGGAACTGCTGGCCGACCACGCCGAGCGGGCGCTCACCAAGGGCCTGCCCATCATCACGCCGGACGAGCAGATCCAGCTGGCCGAGGCCATCATGGCCGCGCTGTTCGGGCTGGGCCGGCTGCAGCCGCTGGTCGACGACCCCGGCATCGAGAACATCGAGATCAACGGCCACGACAACGTCCACCTCATCTACGACGACGGCCGCATCGTCGACGGCCCGGCGGTGGCCGACAGCGACGAGGAACTCATCGAGACCCTGTCGTTCCTGGCCACCCGCACCGGCACCAACGAGCGGCCGTTCTCGCCGTCGAACCCGCGGCTGCACCTTCGGCTGCGCGACGGGTCGCGGCTGGCGGCCACCGCGTGGATCACGCCGCGGCCGGTCGCCGTCATCCGCAAGCACCGGCTCACCGACATCGGCATCAAGGAGCTCGTCGACCTCGACATGCTCAGCCCGGCCGCGGCGGCGTTCCTGGCCACCGCCGTCCGGGCCCGCAAGAGCCTGGTCGTGTCCGGCCCGCAGGGCGCCGGCAAGACCACGCTGGTCCGGGCGCTCACGAACGAGCTCGACCCCATGGAGCGCATCGGCACCATCGAGACCGAGTACGAGCTGCACCTGCACGACATGCCCGAGCGGCACAAGCGCATCGTGGCGTGGGAGGCCCGGCCGGGCAGCGGCGAGCGGGGCCCCGACGGCCGCGCCGTCGGCGAGATCACCCTCGACGACCTCGTCTTCGACTCACTGCGCATGAACCTCTCCCGGCTCATCGTCGGCGAGGTCCGCGGCCGCGAGGTGCTGCCCATGTTCAAGGCCATGCAGTCCGGCGCCGGGTCGCTTTCGACGACGCACGCGCACTCGGCGCGGGCCGCCATCGAGCGCCTCGTCACCTGCGCCATGGAGGCCGGACAGCACGTCACGGAGTCGTTCGCGTACCGGCAGATCGCCGAGCACATCGACCTCATCGTGCAGATCGAGCTGATCGACAACAGCCACGCCGGCGGCAAGCGCTCGCGCTACATCAGCGAGATCATCGCCGTCGAGCCCGGCGAGCACGGCCTGCCCGCCATCACCGACGTGTTCCAGCCCGGCTCCGACGGCCACGCCGTCCCCGGCACGCCGCCCATCTGGCTGTCCGACCTCGAGCGGGTCGGCTTCGACCCGCGGCTGCTCGACCACGGCGGTGTGCCGTGA
- a CDS encoding LysM peptidoglycan-binding domain-containing protein: MGIPVALVALGGNPLPGSVPSWGDITSALTEPDDGSLFLQALVWIAWLGWISFAVGLLVEIPAALSGRQAPRLPALRFQQRAAAGLLAAVAAAFVVGPVGMASAAEPVQPPAPQRAPVVTTQAPAQAAQAAPEVATAQTAPAATPEAAAPAMVQRTHTVQRGESLWRIAEHELGDGMRWPEIAELNYGAPQPGGRTLDNTHWIAPGWQLLLPPQPAETAVPVADAGATTHVVAQGDTLWDIAEQRLGDGARFPELVEASRDTVQPDGGRLTDPDVIRPGWTITVPGTAGTPPVVADPIAREPVAPPAPEPPAPEPPADEPVQPPAAEQPAEPPAEEVPAQPPAAEEPDGSQIGDTATQAVGDDTVLPVRTAAGVGALLAAGVLAFLAVRRRSQQRHREPGERIAMPAGALADTEQELRGVADPMSVELVDLALRGLAADCAHRGIALPPLRIGRLTSEQFELYLADEAQLPAPFVATEQGHVWLLPAAAVRTLDAAELREVPAPYPSLVTVGHGPEDGHLLLDLERLGTLAVVGDHDRSREVMAALAVELATSPWADDLQVTLVGTCPELADGLDTGRIRYLPSVGSLLGELSTRARNDRAALAESGAYSLDDARARGVAVAAWTPEIVLLGQPLGPDQEEQLAELVQSLPRVAVAALTSGHGAVGQWSLDLVDGQADAAVLQPVGVEVHPQRLDRHQYTRILELLGITSQPARPWVDASGHAVGEPDPGEVGPGLLDTLDSLEADFDRPSAPDPVADEPVAVVPEDRTPEDRTPEHDAVPGDGPTVLLLGPVEVEDAEGPVEQSKYRQLTEIAAFIALNPGRGHSALDDAMWPGSRVTQNTRNTAISKLRRWFGRDAHGDDYLPRVDSGYRFHAGVTTDWDQWRALVGDDPTLAGTPQLVAALELVRGQPFTGVNPRRYGWAEHLKQEMISAIVDAAHELAQRATRGGDAHLARKASTIGLQVEPGMELLWRDRIRAEHLAGNRAGIDDAIARMTAISADLGDDLEDATVRLIAELTSPAPQRSGVPERL, encoded by the coding sequence GTGGGCATCCCCGTCGCGCTGGTCGCGCTGGGTGGCAACCCGCTGCCCGGCTCCGTGCCCAGCTGGGGCGACATCACGTCCGCGCTCACCGAGCCCGACGACGGCTCGCTGTTCCTGCAGGCCCTGGTCTGGATCGCCTGGCTGGGCTGGATCAGCTTCGCGGTCGGCCTGCTGGTCGAGATCCCGGCCGCGCTCAGCGGACGCCAGGCGCCCCGGCTGCCGGCGCTGCGGTTCCAGCAGCGGGCCGCCGCCGGGCTGCTGGCCGCCGTGGCCGCCGCGTTCGTCGTCGGGCCGGTCGGCATGGCCAGCGCCGCCGAACCCGTCCAGCCGCCGGCACCGCAGCGGGCCCCCGTCGTGACCACGCAGGCGCCCGCACAGGCCGCACAGGCCGCACCCGAGGTCGCGACGGCGCAGACGGCGCCGGCCGCGACTCCCGAGGCGGCCGCACCGGCCATGGTCCAGCGCACGCACACCGTCCAGCGCGGCGAGTCGCTCTGGCGCATCGCCGAGCACGAACTGGGCGACGGCATGCGCTGGCCCGAGATCGCCGAGCTCAACTACGGCGCCCCACAGCCGGGCGGCCGCACGCTCGACAACACCCACTGGATCGCGCCCGGCTGGCAGCTGCTGCTCCCGCCCCAGCCGGCCGAGACCGCCGTCCCCGTCGCCGACGCCGGCGCCACCACGCACGTCGTGGCGCAAGGCGACACCCTCTGGGACATCGCCGAGCAGCGCCTCGGCGACGGCGCCCGCTTCCCCGAGCTGGTCGAGGCCTCCCGCGACACCGTCCAGCCCGACGGCGGACGGCTCACCGACCCCGACGTCATCCGGCCGGGCTGGACTATCACCGTCCCGGGCACGGCGGGCACGCCGCCGGTCGTGGCCGACCCGATCGCGCGCGAGCCGGTGGCGCCGCCCGCCCCCGAGCCGCCCGCCCCTGAGCCGCCGGCCGACGAGCCGGTGCAGCCGCCCGCCGCGGAGCAGCCGGCGGAACCGCCCGCTGAAGAGGTGCCCGCGCAGCCGCCTGCCGCCGAGGAGCCCGACGGCTCCCAGATCGGCGACACCGCCACCCAGGCCGTCGGCGACGACACCGTCCTGCCCGTGCGCACGGCCGCCGGCGTCGGCGCGCTGCTGGCCGCGGGCGTCCTGGCCTTCCTCGCCGTCCGGCGGCGCTCGCAGCAGCGGCATCGCGAGCCGGGCGAGCGCATCGCCATGCCGGCCGGCGCCCTGGCCGACACCGAGCAGGAGCTGCGCGGCGTCGCCGACCCCATGAGCGTCGAACTGGTCGACCTCGCGCTGCGCGGGCTGGCCGCCGACTGCGCCCACCGCGGCATCGCGCTGCCGCCGTTGCGCATCGGCCGGCTGACGTCCGAGCAGTTCGAGCTGTACCTCGCCGACGAGGCCCAGCTGCCGGCGCCATTCGTCGCGACCGAGCAGGGCCACGTGTGGCTGCTGCCGGCGGCCGCGGTGCGCACCCTCGACGCCGCCGAGCTGCGCGAGGTGCCGGCCCCCTACCCCAGTCTGGTCACCGTCGGGCACGGACCCGAGGACGGCCACCTGCTGCTCGACCTCGAACGTCTCGGCACCCTGGCCGTCGTCGGCGACCACGACCGGTCCCGCGAGGTCATGGCGGCGCTGGCGGTCGAGCTGGCCACCAGTCCGTGGGCCGACGACCTGCAGGTCACGCTGGTGGGCACGTGCCCGGAGCTGGCCGACGGCCTCGACACCGGCCGCATCCGCTACCTGCCGTCGGTGGGGAGCCTGCTCGGCGAGCTGTCCACGCGGGCCCGCAACGACCGTGCGGCGCTCGCCGAGTCCGGCGCCTACTCCCTCGACGACGCCCGGGCGCGCGGCGTCGCCGTCGCCGCCTGGACCCCTGAGATCGTCCTGCTGGGCCAGCCGCTCGGCCCGGACCAGGAGGAGCAGCTGGCCGAGCTGGTGCAGTCGCTCCCGCGGGTCGCCGTCGCCGCGTTGACCAGCGGACACGGCGCGGTCGGCCAGTGGTCGCTCGACCTCGTCGACGGCCAGGCCGACGCCGCCGTCCTGCAGCCGGTGGGCGTCGAAGTGCACCCGCAGCGGCTCGACCGGCACCAGTACACGCGCATCCTCGAACTGCTCGGCATCACGTCGCAGCCGGCGCGGCCGTGGGTCGACGCCTCCGGCCACGCGGTCGGCGAGCCCGACCCCGGCGAGGTCGGGCCGGGCCTGCTCGACACCCTCGACAGCCTCGAGGCCGACTTCGACCGCCCGTCCGCACCCGACCCCGTCGCCGACGAGCCGGTCGCCGTCGTACCCGAGGACCGGACGCCCGAGGACCGGACGCCCGAGCACGACGCGGTGCCCGGCGACGGCCCCACCGTGCTGCTGCTCGGCCCGGTCGAGGTCGAGGACGCCGAAGGGCCGGTCGAACAGTCCAAGTACCGGCAGCTCACCGAGATCGCCGCGTTCATCGCGCTGAACCCCGGACGCGGCCACTCGGCGCTCGACGACGCCATGTGGCCGGGCAGCCGGGTCACCCAGAACACCCGCAACACGGCCATCTCGAAGCTGCGCCGCTGGTTCGGCCGCGACGCCCACGGCGACGACTACCTGCCCCGCGTCGACTCCGGCTACCGGTTCCACGCCGGCGTCACCACCGACTGGGACCAGTGGCGGGCGCTCGTGGGCGACGACCCCACGCTGGCCGGCACACCGCAGCTGGTCGCGGCGCTCGAGCTGGTCCGCGGGCAGCCGTTCACCGGGGTCAACCCGCGCCGCTACGGCTGGGCCGAGCACCTCAAGCAAGAGATGATCTCGGCCATCGTCGACGCGGCGCACGAGCTCGCCCAGCGGGCCACCCGTGGCGGCGACGCGCACCTCGCCCGCAAGGCGTCGACCATCGGCCTGCAGGTCGAGCCCGGCATGGAGCTGCTGTGGCGCGACCGCATCCGGGCCGAGCACCTGGCCGGCAACCGCGCCGGCATCGACGACGCCATCGCCCGCATGACGGCGATCAGCGCCGACCTCGGCGACGACCTCGAGGACGCCACGGTCCGGCTGATCGCCGAGCTCACCAGCCCGGCGCCGCAGCGCTCCGGCGTGCCGGAACGCCTGTAG